The Enterococcus sp. 7F3_DIV0205 genome has a window encoding:
- a CDS encoding helix-turn-helix domain-containing protein, which yields MLIVGLEKLLDSETKTILEMLKLLHRSNDQWMHQEEIQSRVNISKPTLLKYIGIIQKNDDKSFSLQYSQSQGIRLEIYDEFLFGVYYRRKIFDMWPTQLVFQLLLYGKISKSDFCREFFLSESTFEKKISDINILANHFGINIKSRQGTYELVGPEPLIRRILEEIVWEIFKGYEWPFDVIDENKVKRVLSNLFKNEKIKLSSKRVLEYRLAILLIRFNKSYYYKNTEPLFNELFKGNVFFNFMNQLFQKEFLLSVDEVAYFSLSIIANRNYKTTKNFNKSDMFKINDLFKNYFSEYVTNFSDTEIEELNYFLLSSHVYCLLYINTNHIYQRKESKLEANPKVESLLENYLNYFHKNSNGIFKENAQFLFYKYQQIIMNMFPPEAIYPLKVIAVNTDMNMLEEKKFIHFLTKTLNVYSNVFVDSIQNMEVKDIDLLIYTNKDTFYTDIPNSIYIDRYSYLDTLPSWLNSVFEVIFSRTD from the coding sequence TAACGATCAGTGGATGCATCAAGAAGAAATTCAAAGTCGAGTGAATATTTCAAAACCGACGTTACTAAAATATATAGGAATTATCCAGAAAAATGACGATAAAAGTTTTTCCCTACAATATTCTCAATCTCAAGGAATACGCTTAGAAATCTATGATGAATTTTTATTTGGAGTTTATTATAGAAGAAAAATCTTTGACATGTGGCCAACACAGTTAGTTTTTCAACTTTTGTTATATGGTAAAATAAGCAAATCAGATTTTTGTAGAGAGTTTTTTTTAAGTGAATCAACATTTGAAAAAAAAATAAGCGACATAAATATTTTGGCAAATCATTTTGGGATAAATATAAAAAGTCGACAGGGGACATATGAATTAGTAGGACCAGAACCACTGATTCGAAGAATATTGGAAGAGATTGTTTGGGAGATCTTCAAAGGTTACGAATGGCCTTTTGATGTAATTGATGAAAATAAAGTAAAAAGAGTCTTATCTAATCTTTTCAAAAACGAAAAAATCAAATTGTCGTCAAAACGAGTGTTAGAATATAGATTAGCGATACTACTAATAAGATTCAATAAGTCTTATTATTATAAAAATACCGAGCCTTTATTTAATGAGCTATTTAAAGGGAATGTTTTTTTCAACTTTATGAATCAACTTTTTCAAAAGGAATTCTTATTGTCTGTTGATGAAGTAGCTTATTTTTCATTATCAATAATTGCGAATAGAAATTATAAAACGACTAAAAATTTTAATAAATCCGATATGTTTAAAATAAATGATTTGTTTAAGAACTATTTTTCTGAATATGTTACGAATTTTAGTGATACAGAAATAGAAGAATTAAATTACTTTCTGCTTTCGTCTCATGTATATTGTTTGTTGTATATTAATACAAATCATATTTATCAACGAAAAGAATCTAAATTAGAAGCAAACCCTAAGGTAGAAAGCCTTTTAGAAAACTATTTAAACTATTTTCATAAAAATAGTAATGGTATTTTTAAAGAAAATGCACAGTTCCTTTTTTATAAATATCAACAGATTATCATGAATATGTTCCCTCCAGAAGCAATATATCCTTTAAAAGTGATCGCTGTTAATACAGATATGAATATGCTTGAAGAAAAGAAGTTTATTCATTTTTTAACGAAAACATTAAATGTATATTCTAATGTTTTTGTAGATAGTATTCAGAATATGGAGGTCAAAGATATAGATCTATTGATCTATACGAATAAAGATACATTTTATACGGATATACCTAATAGTATATATATTGACCGGTACTCTTATCTCGATACATTACCAAGTTGGTTAAATTCTGTATTCGAGGTAATCTTCAGTCGAACAGATTAA